A window from Drosophila subobscura isolate 14011-0131.10 chromosome O, UCBerk_Dsub_1.0, whole genome shotgun sequence encodes these proteins:
- the LOC117896131 gene encoding centrosomal and chromosomal factor: MTMAACYASYDMSSLSHGMSAAALNALQQQQQQQQQQQHSHSQQQHHQAQQQQQQQQHMYHAAVSAHQQQLLQQQQQQHHRQQQQQQHSHQPASNTRHSHAAAAQTQVAAVATSRQQQQQSVSASSSANSSSNANSTGAAAAAASPQKDYSIPLHVDCSVEYELPNQPKPPAGQRVEPLLMIHPCYFRKMESQRRSPFVNNMQATARTANNSAVSSGAALGGGGGAAAAAPSSSAARRGARQSAQQQQQQQQQQQQQQQQQQQQQQQQQQQQQQQQQQHQAQQQQRQVYQQQQQQLRQQHQQMSQMSQQAHYPVQQQQQQQQQHQQEHVRRQQQQQHQAQQQHQAQQQRSSSNQSRQSQSQSHSTSTAAAAQVAAAAAAAAAASSASIAAAAAGQWDQLAAALAARTAMTPHHMLAPPPHQTLYAAKGSNGSSGGSGAASGKRDAMISGSNYGQTAPSVGGSTKHHQQQQQHCLPPPPWDATAVGGAAPAQSMAMLMDRSPMATVPSNYQAGPDTTPMQRLYGATVTPTSASGAGPGAGACPGSTGGATSATDKLSGKYRQYLRSQRMHPYAAAASLNLAAAAAAAGSLGQTSFVPFGAAAAATPTFQHLQQQISCYNV, encoded by the coding sequence atgACGATGGCCGCCTGTTATGCTAGCTATGACATGTCGTCCCTTTCCCACGGCATGTCCGCTGCCGCCTTGAATGccttgcaacagcagcagcagcagcaacaacagcagcagcacagccattcccagcagcagcatcaccaggcgcagcagcagcagcagcaacagcaacacatgTACCATGCCGCCGTGTCAGCACATCAGCAACAGTtgctccaacagcagcagcagcaacatcaccgccagcagcagcagcagcaacattcacATCAGCCCGCCTCCAACACCCGCCACAGCCATGCGGCGGCGGCCCAGACCCAGGTCGCCGCCGTCGCCACCTCacgccaacagcagcagcagagtgtctctgccagcagcagcgccaatagcagcagcaatgcaaACAGCACCggtgcagcggctgcggcagcgtcGCCCCAGAAGGACTACAGCATTCCACTGCACGTCGACTGCAGCGTCGAGTACGAGCTCCCCAATCAGCCCAAGCCACCCGCTGGACAGCGCGTGGAGCCTCTGCTGATGATCCATCCCTGCTACTTTCGCAAAATGGAGTCGCAGCGGCGCAGTCCCTTCGTGAACAACATGCAGGCAACGGCGCGCACGGCCAACAACAGTGCAGTCAGCAGTGGGGCGGCGcttggcggtggcggaggagcGGCCGCCGCGGcacccagcagcagtgcagcgCGTCGTGGAGCCAGACAGAGtgcgcaacaacagcagcagcagcaacaacagcagcaacaacagcaacaacagcagcaacaacaacaacagcagcaacagcagcagcaacaacaacagcagcagcagcatcaagctcaacagcagcagaggcaggtgtaccagcagcagcagcagcagttgcgtcagcagcaccaacaaatGTCGCAGATGTCGCAGCAGGCACATTATCccgtgcaacagcagcagcagcaacagcagcagcatcagcaggagcatGTGCGtcgccaacagcagcaacagcatcaagcgcagcagcagcatcaggcgcagcagcagcgaagcagcagcaaccaaagtcgtcaaagccaaagtcaaagccacTCCACCTCAACGGCGGCTGCCGCACAGgtggccgcagcagcagcagcagccgccgcagccagCTCCGCGTCAATagccgccgcagcggcggGGCAGTGGGATCAGCTGGCAGCGGCGCTGGCCGCACGCACTGCCATGACGCCGCACCACATGCTGGCACCCCCGCCCCATCAGACCCTCTACGCGGCCAAGGGGAGCAACGGCTCTTCGGGAGGATCGGGCGCCGCCTCTGGGAAGAGGGATGCCATGATTTCCGGCTCGAACTACGGCCAGACGGCGCCCTCGGTCGGTGGCAGCACGaagcaccatcagcagcagcagcaacactgcCTGCCCCCTCCGCCCTGGGATGCCACAGCAGTGGGTGGGGCGGCGCCCGCGCAGAGCATGGCCATGCTGATGGACCGCTCGCCGATGGCCACAGTTCCTAGCAATTATCAGGCCGGCCCTGACACCACGCCCATGCAGCGGCTGTACGGCGCCACCGTGACGCCCACGTCTGCATCGGGTGCGGGTCCGGGGGCGGGCGCGTGTCCGGGATCGACTGGAGGCGCCACCTCTGCCACGGATAAGCTGAGCGGCAAGTACCGGCAGTACCTGCGCTCGCAGCGGATGCACCCCTATGCGGCGGCGGCCTCCCTCAACCTGGCCGCAGCCGCCGCGGCCGCCGGAAGCTTGGGGCAGACCTCGTTTGTGCCATTCGGAGCGGCCGCGGCGGCGACGCCCACATtccagcatctgcagcagcagatatcCTGCTACAATGTGTGA